The Triticum aestivum cultivar Chinese Spring chromosome 3A, IWGSC CS RefSeq v2.1, whole genome shotgun sequence genome includes a region encoding these proteins:
- the LOC123061912 gene encoding dof zinc finger protein MNB1A, giving the protein MANLPTHATNADASAFKLFGQVIQPDAHRAASAPASTSISAGQSAAAPPPPPPPPPPPSTTQQAAVGGEPLPCPRCGSRETKFCYFNNYNVRQPRHLCRACRRYWTAGGALRRVATASPGRRRPRPSARSAAAAASATASASEEGAAAESVDSRS; this is encoded by the coding sequence ATGGCGAACCTCCCCACCCACGCCACCAACGCCGACGCCTCCGCCTTCAAGCTCTTCGGCCAGGTCATCCAGCCCgacgcccaccgcgccgcctccgccCCCGCCTCCACCTCCATCTCCGCGGGACAGAGCGCcgcggccccgccgcctcctcctcctcctcctcctcccccgtcgACGACGCAGCAGGCCGCGGTCGGGGGCGAGCCGCTGCCATGCCCGAGGTGCGGGAGCAGGGAGACCAAGTTCTGCTACTTCAACAACTACAACGTGCGGCAGCCGCGCCACCTCTGCCGCGCCTGCCGCCGCTACTGGACGGCCGGCGGCGCGCTCCGCCGCGTCGCCACCGCGTCCCCGGGCCGCCGCAGGCCCCGGCCTAGCGCCCgatcggccgccgccgcggcctcggcCACCGCCTCCG
- the LOC123061913 gene encoding ubiquitin-conjugating enzyme E2 36, giving the protein MANSNLPRRIIKETQRLLSEPAPGISASPSEENMRYFNVMILGPAQSPYEGGVFKLELFLPEEYPMAAPKVRFLTKIYHPNIDKLGRICLDILKDKWSPALQIRTVLLSIQALLSAPNPDDPLSENIAKHWKSNEAEAVETAKEWTRLYASGA; this is encoded by the exons ATGGCCAACAGCAACCTTCCGCGACGAATCATCAAG GAGACGCAGAGACTCCTCAGCGAGCCAG CACCGGGGATCAGCGCTTCGCCCTCGGAGGAGAACATGCGCTACTTCAACGTCATGATCCTTGGTCCGGCGCAGTCGCCCTACGAAG GGGGAGTTTTTAAGCTGGAACTCTTTTTACCCGAGGAGTATCCGATGGCTGCCCCAAAG GTTAGGTTTCTGACCAAAATATACCATCCCAACATTGACAAG CTTGGTAGGATATGCCTTGACATTCTCAAGGATAAATGGAGTCCGGCTCTTCAGATTCGAACAGTTCTTTTgag TATCCAGGCACTCCTAAGTGCACCAAATCCAGATGACCCTCTCTCTGAAAACATTGCTAAGCACTGGAAGTCCAATGAGGCAGAAGCTGTTGAAACAG CGAAGGAGTGGACTCGTCTGTATGCCAGTGGTGCATGA
- the LOC123061914 gene encoding katanin p60 ATPase-containing subunit A-like 2, which yields MDAGDEPSVTRWSFQDFERYYDAGLGICRQPKGDGDDDDNAPPGSGSADTAHGHANGGADLSVFEQFQRMDRNVELRNGAMDAGPPQKSLLPSFESAETRNLAETLLRDIIRGSPDVKWESIKGLETAKRLLKEAVVMPIKYPKYFTGLLSPWKGILLFGPPGTGKTMLAKAVATECKTTFFNISASSIVSKWRGDSEKLVKVLFELARHHAPSTIFLDEIDAIISQRGEARSEHEASRRLKTELLIQMDGLTKTDELVFVLAATNLPWELDAAMLRRLEKRILVPLPEAEARHAMFEEFLPSTPDTMEIPYDVLVENTEGYSGSDIRLVCKEAAMQPLRRLMAVLEGRQEEMPEDELPEVGPIAAEDIELALRNTRPSAHLHAHRYEKFNQDYGSHVIG from the exons ATGGATGCCGGCGACGAGCCCTCCGTCACCCGCTGGTCCTTCCAG GACTTCGAGCGCTACTACGACGCGGGCCTCGGCATCTGCCGCCAGCCcaagggcgacggcgacgacgacgacaacgcgCCGCCCGGATCGGGCTCCGCCGACACCGCTCACGGCCACGCCAACGGCGGCGCCGACCTGTCCGTCTTCGAGCAGTTCCAGCGGATG GATAGAAATGTCGAGTTGCGCAATGGGGCAATGGATGCCGGGCCACC GCAGAAATCCCTGCTTCCTTCTTTTGAATCTGCAGAAACACGCAACTTAGCCGAGACATTGTTGAG GGATATCATTCGTGGGAGTCCAGATGTCAAATGGGAAAGCATTAAAGGTTTGGAAACTGCGAAGCGACTTCTTAAGGAGGCAGTTGTCATGCCTATAAAGTATCCCAA GTACTTCACAGGTCTGTTATCACCCTGGAAAGGTATATTGCTATTTGGTCCACCAGGAACAGGAAAG ACAATGCTGGCAAAAGCTGTGGCTACCGAGTGCAAAACAACTTTTTTCAACATTTCAGCCTCATCAATTGTCAGCAAATGGCGTG GTGACTCGGAGAAACTAGTAAAAGTCTTATTTGAGCTTGCAAGGCATCATGCACCATCTACCATTTTCCTTGATGAGATTGATGCTATCATTAGCCAACGTGGTGAAGCTCGTAGTGAACATGAAGCCAGTCGGCGATTGAAGACTGAACTATTAATACAG ATGGATGGATTGACTAAGACAGATGAGCTTGTTTTTGTTCTGGCGGCCACAAATTTACCTTGGGAACTAGACGCAGCAATGTTACGCCGATTGGAAAAACGT ATTCTTGTGCCCTTACCAGAGGCAGAAGCTAGGCATGCTATGTTTGAAGAGTTCCTTCCATCGACTCCAGATACAATGGAGATTCCATATGATGTTCTTGTGGAGAACACCGAAGGATATTCCGGCTCTGATATACGCCTTGTCTGTAAGGAGGCAGCAATGCAACCACTTAGACGGTTAATGGCAGTTCTAGAAGGCAGACAAGAAGAAATGCCAGAGGATG AGTTGCCTGAAGTTGGCCCAATAGCGGCAGAAGATATCGAACTTGCCTTGAGGAATACACGGCCGTCTGCTCATCTCCATGCACATAGATATGAGAAATTCAATCAAGATTATGGCAGCCATGTCATTGGCTAA